AGCTTTTGATAATACGTAAACCTCAGCTTTGAAATCTGTGTGAGGAGTTACTGAACCTGGTTTACAGATAACCATACCACGACGGATATCAGTTTTCTCAATACCACGTAACAATAAACCTACGTTATCACCAGCTTCACCGTAATCTAAGATTTTACGGAACATCTCAACACCTGTTACTGTAGATTTCAAGTTCTCAGCACCCATACCTAAGATCTCAACTGGATCACCAGAGTTGATTACACCTCTTTCGATACGACCAGTTGCAACTGTACCACGACCTGTGATCGAGAATACGTCTTCGATAGGCATTAAGAAAGGTAAGTCTGTCAAACGTGGAGGAATTGGAATGTAGTTATCTACAGCGTCCATTAGTTCCATGATTGAATCAACCCATTTCTCTTCACCGTTCAATGCACCTAATGCAGAACCTTTGATTACTGGAATATCATCACCTGGGAATTCGTAGAATGATAATAATTCACGAACTTCCATCTCAACTAAGTCTAATAACTCAGTGTCATCAACTAAGTCAACTTTGTTCAAGAATACTACTAACGCAGGAACACCTACCTGACGAGCTAAAAGGATGTGCTCGCGAGTTTGAGGCATAGGACCATCTGTAGCAGCAACAACGATGATAGCACCGTCCATTTGAGCAGCACCAGTTACCATGTTCTTAACGTAATCGGCGTGACCTGGACAGTCAACGTGTGCATAGTGACGGTTAGCTGTTTGGTATTCTACGTGTGAAGTGTTGATTGTGATACCACGCTCTTTTTCTTCAGGAGCTGAGTCAATTGAATCAAATGAACGAACTTCTGACAAACCTTTATCAGCTAATACTTTAGTGATAGCAGCTGTTGTAGTCGTTTTACCGTGGTCAACGTGACCAATAGTACCAATATTTAAGTGCGGTTTACTACGGTCAAATTTCTCTTTTGCCATGTTTATGCGAATTAGTAATTATAAAATATTTCTTTTAATTATGTTACAAAGTTAAAAAAACTTTTGTGTCGAGCCAAAGATGGGATTTGAACCCACGACCTCTTCCTTACCAAGGAAGTGCTCTACCCCTGAGCTACTTCGGCTTACAAAAACCTTATTTACAGCTATAAGCCTCTAGTCTTTACATAAAAATATCAAAGAAGACAGAGACTTGTTTTGTTTTATAAATTGAGCGGAAGACGAGGTTCGAACTCGCGACCTATAGCTTGGAAGGCTATCGCTCTACCAACTGAGCTACTTCCGCTTTTTTTTGTTTACGCTTTGAGAAAACTGCAAGCAGCTAAAGCGTAAACAAAGAGTGTGTGTGGAGGGAGAAGGATTCGAACCTTCGAAGCCGAAGCAACGGATTTACAGTCCGTCCCATTTGACCGCTCTGGAACCCCTCCAGACCTGTAACCGAAGTTACGTTTGAGCCTCCTATCGGAATCGAACCAATGACCTACTGATTACAAGTCAGTTGCTCTACCAGCTGAGCTAAGGAGGCGTATATAAATTTAATAAAACTTTCTTAAAGAACGGCTACCTGTAGATAGCGAGTGCAAAAATCTGATATTATTTTGACTTCTGCAAGTTTTATTTTCATTTTTTTTCACTTAAAGAACTCATCAAAACTTCGTTCGTTATTTCCCCGTTTTGATGATGCAAAGATAGCTACTGAAAGCACATTACAAAATATATTTATCCTTTTTTTTGCGCTTCAAAAACCATTTACCTGATACGCAAGTAAATAATTTTTATTTTCAATTCTATAGAACCCCTATATTTGCGCATGTTTAATACCAGATTATTCAAAATTCTACCTCTTGCAGCCTTAACATTAGGTTTGCATCTGAATGCAACAGCGCAGGAAACTAGCCCTGACAGTACAAACTTCATTAAAAAAATCATCAAAAAATTCGTCTCCTCCGAGAAAGATTCCACGCGATCGGCAAGCTTTATGGTGCTCCCGGCAGTAGGGTATGCTCAAGAAACAGGTTTCGAATACGGAATTGCAAGTACGTATAACTTCTATATCGATAAACAAGATCTAAATAGCCGAACGTCCAACCTAACCCTAATCGGTACCCTGACGACGAAAAAACAAAAAAACATTAAGCTAATTTCCGATATCTGGACCAAAGGAAATGAATACCACATCCTCTCCGAACTTCGCTATCGCGATTGGCCATTCAATTTCTATGGCATCGGCAATGATACTTGGAAGGCAGATGAGGATTACCTCGACCAAAAGCTATACCGCATCAAACTTGACGGCGAGAAACGCTTCGCTCCAAACTTCTACGCCGGATTAAATGTAAACTACGAGCATTTAAAATTCAAAGACATGGAAGCTGGCGGTATTTTCGAAGAGCCAACCGTTTACGGAAAATCTGGAGGACAATACCTCGCCATCGGTGCATCGGCATTATACGACAACAGAAATAATACCACTTATACTACGCGTGGTTTCTATGGCCGCGCCAAATACAGCTATGCTCCCAACTTCTTTGGCAAAGACAACTTCATCGGCTCACAAGTGGAGGTCGATGTTCGCGGTTTTTACCCCATCAACAACACCCTGACGATCGCTGCCCAAGGATTATTCCGCGGAACTTACGGTGATAATGTCCCATTCTATGTGCTACGTGATCTTGGAGGCGATATGACCATGCGCGGATATTACCTCGGCCGATACAAAGACAACAATTACGCGACAGCCCAGGCTGAAATACGCTATAGATTCCACCCCCGCATCGGAATCAACGGATTCCTCGGAACCGGAAGCACATTCTCCAAGGAAAACGACATCCGCTTGCTCCCTAGCTACGGCGCAGGACTTCGCTACTTCTTCAGCTTAGAACATAATAGCAGCATCCGCTTCGACTACGCCTTCGGCGAACAACGCCCCGGCGAGAAAAGACAATCAGGATTTTATTTGAGTATAAGTGAAGCGTTTTAGGGAGATGTTAGTATTTAGTAGTTAGTATTTAGTATTTAGACCTAGGGTGGAATTAGATTTTAGAAATTAGACGCTAAATATTAGAGCAGGGCGCCCATTAGGCGCCTTTTGCTGTTTCGAGTTTTCTGAACCAGGAAAGGAAGGATACAAGGATGGTCAGGATCCTGCAAATCGTTTCATCCTTCCTTTCCTGGTTCAGAAATCCTTTTTTTCTTTCAACATGATCCTGCCAATCCTTAAATCCTTCCTTTCTTGGTTCAAAACAAACTTCCCCCTTTCCCAAACAACTCAAACACAAAAAAGGCGCCTAATCGACAACCTACTCTAATATCTAACGTCTAATTTCTAAAATCTAATTCCAGCCCTACTCTTATGTCTAACGTCTAATATCTAATATCTACTCTCAAAACTGCAAAGTAAAAACACTCCCCTCGCCTTCTTGGCTGTCGACTAAGAGGTTTCCGTTGTGCATCAGCATAATCTGCTTACTAAGGGTAAGTCCGACGCCTGTTCCGGTTTTTTTGGTGGTAAAGAATGGGGTAAAGATCTGCTCTTGGATTTCGGGCGACATGCCGACGCCGTTGTCTTGAATTTTGATCTGTATTCGGCCGTTGCTTTCGATGCCAGATAGGCTGATATAGGGGTCTTCTTGATCCTTGACGGCTTCAATGGCGTTAAGCAATAAATTGATGAGGACCTGCTCGACTAAGTTGATATCTGCCAAGAGTACCATCCGGGTATTTTTGATGATGATATCCACATCGATATTCTTTTGGAGGAGCGTTGGTTCGAGAAGTTGATAAATATTTTCGAAAAGCTGCACGAGCAGAATCTCCGCCACTTGTGGCTGATCGACCTTATTAATCAGGCGATAACTCTTCGCAAACTGCAACAGCCCTTCGCTTCGACGTTTAATGGTGAATATTCCCACTTTGAGGTCTTCGATATCCTGATCGCCTTCCCATTGTTCCAAGCGGCTATGCAGGGTTTCTGCCAAGGAGCTGATCGGACCAATGGAGTTCATGATTTCATGGGTCAGCACGCGGAGCAGCTTATGCCAAGCTTTTGTTTCCGTTTCATCGATTGCTTCGTTGATGTTTTGATAGACCACGATGCGAAACTGTCCGTCCTGCGTCTCAAACTCCGAGCATTGCAAGAGTACCTTGATCTTACCGGAGGCAGAATTGGTGGTCTCCATTTGCTGCTTCCCTACCTTCAGCTGCATGGTCTTCTCATACAGATCTGCATTTCTGCGCTGTAAGCCTGCAATATTCCCAAGATGAGGAACCTGAAAAAGCGATTTGAAGGCATCGTTTACCCAGATGACTTTACCGGTATCGGCATGGAAAAACAAGATGGCGGTATCCAGCATATTGATTACCTTATTGAGGTACTGATGCTGAAGGGCTTGATCGATGCTTATATTTTTATAAATTTCGTTGATCTGGTTGAAAGCCTGGTACAATTTGCCCTCGGTCGACTGGTTATTCTTTACCACAAAACGGCGCGTGAAATCTCTATATTTTACGGCTTCGGAAAACTCTAGCATTTGTTTCACTAGAAACCGATGGCTGGCAACAAAGCGATAGGCTAGATAAAAAGTGATCAGAAATAACAAAAGCGCATAGCTGTAGTAGCCTAAGAAAATCAAGTAGGCGATTCCAACAGCAAGCGACAAGAGTGCCAGCACTTTAAAAAAATCAGCAATCGCTAATCTCGACATATTTACAAATTGTATTTTTCCAGGCGTCTATACAAGGCTGCTCGCGTCAGTCCTAATTCCTTCGCTGCCTTGCTGATGTTCCCATTATAGCGTTCAATTGCTGATTTAATCGCCTTACGTTCCATCTCTTCTAGGTTATGGGAAGAAAAGTCGGTACTTGAGCTTGTCGCTTCAGGAACAGACTCAATGGGAGAAAATAGGATATCCTCGGCGCGCAAACTAGATTGATCAGACATGATAACCGCCCTTTCGATGCTGTATTGTAATTCGCGGACATTCCCCGGAAAATGATACTGCTTCAGCTTATGTAGCGCGTCTGCTTCTAAACCGGCGATATTCTTATGATATTTCCTGTTGTAGAAATCAAGAAAATGGTTAGCTAAAAGGGGGATATCATCTGTTCGCTCACGCAATGCCGGTACCTGAATTTCTAGGGTGTTTATTCTGTAGATTAAGTCCTTTCGGAATCTCGACTCATCCGCCAATGCCTTCAATGGAACATTGGTTGCGGAAATTAAGCGCATATCCACTGCAACGGGCTGGCTAGAACCCAAAGGAACGACAGCGCGGTTTTGCAATACACTCAATAGCTTCGCCTGTTGTTGCAGATTGATATTCCCGACCTCATCCAGAAAAAGAGTACCACTGTCGGCATTCTCAAAACGGCCTTTTCGATCTTCCCTGGCGTCAGTAAATGCACCTTTCTTATAGCCGAATAGTTCACTCTCGAAAAGTGTTTCGGTCAGTGAACCTACATCGACTTTAATAAATGGATTTTTATTGCGCAAAGAGCGCTGATGAATAGCGTTTGCTATCAAATCTTTCCCTGTTCCGTTTTCTCCGAGAATAAGAATATTGGCTTCCGTAGGTGATACCTTGTCGAGTTTGTAAAACAGATCGTTCATAATTGCCGACTTGCCTACAATGCCCTGATCCGAAACCATTGGCTTCGACTTCACATTCGCCTGCGCCGGTTTATGCTCGTCCATCAACCCCTGCAGCGTACTCAGCAACTGTTCATTCTGCCAAGGCTTAACGATAAAGTCCGCTGCCCCTTGCTTCAAAGATTTAACGGCTAAATCAACCGCACCATAGGCCGTAATCATCACGACCTGAACGGCAGGAAAATTCTCCTTTACTTTCCCCAACCAGTATAAGCCCTCATTACCGGTGTTTATCGCACTCTTAAAGTTCATATCCAACAAGAGGATATCAACCGAATGCTTCTCTAGAATATTCAGTAATTTCTCTGGGTTATGTTCAACAATAACCTCTTTAACTTTAGGTCTTAACAGGATACGGGTGGCGGTTAATAAATCCTGATCATCATCTACAACAAGTACGGTTGCTTTCTTCATGCTAGGTCTAAGTTAATTATAAATTTAATGCCCCTGCATAGTAATCGTTAATATATTTTTGAAGCAACCACTCATATTGTTTGATTACCAACTGACTACGCGTATTGTCTAATTTGTTTTTCGCCGTCAAGTAAATGACCGAATTGCTATTACCCGCTTCAAAATGTACATTGGCGATACGAAAAGCCTCTTGATAGCTCTGTTCCTGCTCCTTCAAGTTCTGTACATGCGTCTGTGCTGTTCGCAAGTCAAATACGGCTTTAGCCGTGTTCATACGGAGTTCGTTTTCACGAATACTTTTATTCAGCACTGCCTCGTTAAAATCAACCTGCGCCAAACGCACATTCGTACGCGTCGCAAATCTATTGAATATGGGAATGGTTAGGCTTAAAGAAAGGCTTTTCCGAAGATTATTCTTCATCTGGTTGAAAGCCTCTCCCCCATCCTTGCTATAGTTGGATCCTAAGCCTGCGCCAAAGGATAAGGAAGGATAATATTCTGACTTCATCAATTTAATATGCTGCTCCATCTCCTTCATCCGCCAGTCCAATGCACGATACTCAGGTAGCACCGTCAATGAAGAACGAAAAAGATCATCAGCGCTATAAGCAGTGCTCGCTTGCTCTGTCTCCAATTTTTCTAATGCGGGTAGTTCTGCAATATTGATATTCAAAAACGTTGCTAATGTCAGCTTCGCATCATTTAAAGATTGCTTCGTTTGTTCCAACAAATTCAGATCGCTATTATACTGTCCTTTGATATCGTAAAGATCGCCCGGAGCAACCGCACCTTCTCTATTCAGTACCTCATGTCTATGTAATTGTTCCTTTGTTACAGCGATCTGCCCCTCAATCTGGGTTAGCATATCCTGCGCTGTTAAGACTTTCAGGTATGCCTCAATGACATCCAGTTTCAATTCATTTCTAGCACCTTCAAATTCTAGCTTTCCGGCCTCCTTCGCATTCGCACGACGACGAATATTGTGTAAGATGGCAAAGCCGTTGAAGATCGGGACATTCGCATTGAGGTATTGATTGCCATAGCTGTTATAGCGGTCTACATACTGGTTGGTCGTCGGGTCAATACTTCGACCTTGACTAAGCTCATGTGCCAATCCGCCGCTCACCTCCGGCAACCGATCGTAGCGCGCCTGCTTATACTGAAGATCCGCCCGGTCGATATTAAGTTCCGAACGTAATAACGTCGGATTATTAGCTACCGCCATACGAATGCAATCCGAAAGGGACAAGGTGCGAGTTTGCCCCTTAAGATTGCTAACTAAACAACAACAAATTGTTACGATATATAAATAGATGGTTAAGTATTTCATGTATGCAATTTCCTATGGCATTCCATAGCCTATGCCAATTATACTAATTATTGATTATCAGTGATTTAAAACACCGAAAAAGAAAGGGATGTTCGGAGACGAACAACAAAGTGTTCGGTAGTGGACAATTGGGATTAGACATTAGATATCAGATTTTAGATATTAGACCGTTGTCTTGAACCAGGAAAGGAAGGGAACATTAGTCTTGAACCAGGAAAGGAAGGATGCAAGGATGGGCAGGATCGGGTCTAATGTCTCATATCTAATATCTAGTGTCTAGTGTCTAGTCTGAACCAGGAAAAAAAGGATGCAAGGATGGGCAGGATCAGTGATCTGTTAAAGTTGGAGACGTTTAGTGAAACGTCTCTACGCGGTTCGTCATGATTACCGCCTATATATTTCAAAATTATATGGAAGCCAATTGGACGCCAATACGTAGAGACGTTTCACTAAACGTCTCCTAAAATGTATATAACCCATACCATCTTTCGCCGCTATACCTGATCCTGCCAATCCTTGCATCCTTCCTTTCCTGGTTCGAAACAAAATATCCTTCCTTTCTAGTTTAAACCAAAGGTTCAAAACAAAATTCCCGTTCTAAACCAAAGTTTCAGACAAAAATCCCCTCACCCCACCACTCCCACTCGTCCAAAGTCTAACATCTAAAATCTCATATCTAACATCTAACATGGACATAAGCGAACATCTACTGTTCGCTAACGAACAGTAGCCAAGTAGCCAAACACAAAATAACACTGATTTACAATAGTTTACAACTTTGGCACAACCTTATCTATGCATTTATCGTAAAGAATAAAATAAATGGACAGACCAATTAAACAGAAGACATGGAATACGAAGCGGCTCTTAACGGTTGGCGGCGTGGTTGCCTTGGTTGGCTTGATCGGCGCGAGTTATTATTTCACGAGCGGCAATAGCAAACTCAATGTAGAAGCGGAGCGTATTGCTATCTTTGAAGTAAAAGAAGATACCTTTCAAGAGTTTATACCTATCAATGGAACCGTACTTCCTATCAGCAGTATTTATCTGGATGCTTCGGTTGGTGGTCGTGTGGAGGAGAAATATGTAGAAGATGGGGCGCATTTGAGAAAAGGAGACCCTATCATGCGTCTTTCGAATACGGATTTGGAGCTGAGCCTTATCAATCAGGAAACGCAGGTTTTGAACCTCTTGACACAGGCTCAAATTGCGCAGACCAGTGCACAGCAGGCTACCATCAACAATCGTAATCAAATGGCGGATGTGGAACAAGCGCTGAAGGAAGCGGAGCGCGTTTATACCTTGAACAAAAAGTTGCTGGCGGAAAAGGCGATTGGTTCGCAGGAATATCAAAAGTCGCTGAATGAGTACAATTACCAGAAAGAACGTATCGGGTTAACGAATCAGATCGTGAGACAAGATGAGGTTTCGAATGCACAGAAACTAAATCAGGACCGCGAAACCTATAAACGTACGCAGAGCGCTTTGCAGCTGATGCGCCAAAAAGTGGGGGATCTAATATTAAGAGCCCCTGTGGATGGGCAACTGACTTCCTTTGACGCCGAGATCGGACAGAATAAAACGGCTGGCGAGCGTCTAGGACAGATTGATGTATTGACAGGTTTTAAAGTGCGTGCAGAAATCGATGAGCACTATATCAACCGCATCTTTCCTGATTTGAAGGGGCAGTTCAGCATTGACGACAAGTCCTATGAGCTGCGCATTAAAAAAGTGTACACCCAGGTGAAAGATGGTCGCTTCTTGGTAGACATGGAGTTTATCGGAGCACGACCGGAGAGTATCCGTCGCGGACAGACCCTGCCAATACGTTTAGCATTGAGCGATAAGACCAAAGCGGTGTTACTCGCAAAGGGAGGCTTTAATCAACAAACGGGCGGAAACTGGATTTTTAAATTAGATAAATCAGGAAATACAGCTTATCGTACGGATATTCAATTAGGCCGTCAGAACCCGGAATATTATGAGGTATTAGGAGGCTTGAAACCCGGCGATAAAGTCGTTATTTCAAGCTATGAAACCTACGATAAGATTCAAGAATTGAGCATAAAACAGTAGAAGTCATTGCGCCTGCTGCTTCACCCCCTAACCGAAGTAGTAGGTCGCAAATGATGAAAAGATAAACAAAGAAATTATAGATACCATATGATCAAGATAACCAACCTACAGAAATTCTATCGCACCGAAGAGGTGGAGACTGTTGCGCTCAACGATGTTAATATACATGTGAAAGAGGGAGAATTTGTTGCCGTAATGGGCCCCTCTGGATGTGGGAAGTCGACCCTATTAAATATAGTTGGTCTGTTGGACGATTTAGACGAGGGCAGTTATCTATTCAACAGTATCGAAGTAGCAAAATTTAAGGAGAATAAGCGTTCGGATTTGCGCAAGCATAACATCGGCTTTGTCTTCCAGTCGTTTAACCTAATCGACGAGCTAACGGTTTTTGAAAACGTGGAACTTCCGCTTGTTTACACCAATGTGCCTGCTGCCGAACGTAAGAAACGCGTGGAGGAAGTGTTGGAAAAAGTGCAGATCATGCACCGCCGCAATCACTTTCCACAGCAGCTGTCTGGTGGTCAGCAACAACGTGTCGCCGTAGCGCGCGCCGTAGTCAACAACCCTAAATTGATCCTAGCCGACGAGCCCACAGGTAACTTAGATTCGAGCAACGGTAATGAAGTTATGCAATTACTAACCGAACTCAACGAAGCCGGAACAACCATCGTCATGGTAACACACTCTGAATACGACGCCAAGTTCGCCGACCGTGTAATCAGAATGCTCGACGGACAGGTGATATTGGAAGATGTAAGAAATTAATTTATAGATATGAGATGCTAGAAATTAGATATAAGATGTTAGACATTAGATATAAGATATGAGATGTTAGACATTAGATATAAGATTTTAGACATTAGAATGGCGTTTGAATCAGGATAGATGGGCAGTTGTCTCGAAAGAAAGAAAGGAACATTTGTCTTGAACCAGGAAAGGAAGGATTTTAGGATTAACAGGATCCTCCTTATCGTTTTTTTCCTTCCTTTCCTGGTTCAAAACACAACTCTAATATCTATTATCTACTGTCTAATATCTAGTCTGAAAGGAAGGATTTTAGGATTGACAGGATCCTGCATATCGTTTTTTTCCTTCCTTTCCTGGTTCAAGACACAACTCTAATATCTATTATCTACTGTCTAATATCTAGTCTGAAAGAAAGGCTCCTAATCGGCGTCCTACTCTAAAATCTAATGTCTAAAATCTAAAAAACACTAAATACAACCACATGTTTAAAATAGCCTTTCGCAACCTCAAGAAGAATAAGGGATTCACGGCGATCAATATTATTGGTTTAGCTATTGGTATGGCGGCCGCGATACTGATTATATTATGGATTCGGAGTGAAGTGACTTTTGATCGTCAGTACAGCAATCTCGACCGGACCTATGTTGTCGGGAATAAAGCAATCTGGGGCGATAAGATTCAGGTATGGTTCTGGACCCCTCGTGTGATGGCAAGAACGCTGGAAACGGAATTTCCGGAGATCGAGCATGCTGTGCGCGTTGAAGGTGGTGGCAATGATTTACTTTCTGTCGGAGAGAACAAGTTGAATAAGGAAACTGGCATTTTTGCAGATGAGCACTTTTTTGACATCTTTGATTTCGAGGTTCTCGCTGGTGATACGAAAACTGCGCTCTCCAATGTGAATAGTATCGTCTTGACGGAATCATTAGCGAAGAAATTATTCAATTCGACAGATGTTGTCGGGAAATTCGTTCAACGAAATAATGAGGAGCAGTTCGCTGTATCGGCTGTATTGAAAGATCTGCCAGCCAATAGCACCTACAATAGAACGAGTTATCTGCTTCCGATGAAGTATCATGATAGCAAAAACCCCGGCGATACACAGTGGAACAACAATACATTGCAGACCTACATCTTATTGAAAGAAGGAGCAAACGTTGAATTGCTGAGCAAGAACATCAAAGGACTTGTACAAAGACACACCGAAACAAACGCTGACAATCTAATCAAGCCTTTGGCCGACATGCATTTGTATGATAAATACGAGAACGGTGTGGTCGCTGGTGGTAGAATTGATACGGTACGTGTTTTTCTTGTGATCGCTTGCTTTATCCTGCTTATCGCCTGTATCAACTTTATGAATCTGAGTACAGCGCAGAGCGAAAAAAGAGCGAAGGAAGTTGGTATCCGAAAAGTAGTTGGTGCGGGAAAATCATCCTTGATCAAACAGTTTCTATCGGAGTCCATTTTGCTGGCTATTTTTGCGGGACTTGCCGCGCTCCTAATTGTGATCGTCGCGCTTCCGAGTTATTCCAAATTAGTAGATCGGGCACTAACATTGCCATACGATAGCATTGCTTTTTGGATTGCGTTTATGGCATTCACCATCTTTACGGGTTTAGTGGCCGGCAGCTATCCCGCTTTCTTTTTATCCTCGTTCAAACCAATCCGTGTGCTTAAAGGCAAGTTTGTATTCAAGGTGAATAGCTTTAGCACAAGAAAGGTCTTAGTCGTGAGTCAGTTTATTATCGCTATTGTATTAATCGTCAGTACCATCACTATCCGCAAGCAAATACAACATGCGCAAGACCGTGAGGTTGGTTACAACAAAGAACGTTTGATTTTCTTGTATGAAAATGGGGATGTTGAGAAGAATTTCAAATCGATTAAACAGGAGTTATTGGAACAAGGTATCGCTAGCAGCGTGACCCGCACTATGTCGCCAATTACCCTCCGATGGAGCAACAGCAACGGTTTTGAGTGGGCAGGGAAATCCAAAGACAATACCGTGATCTTTAATAGAACAGCAGCCGACGATAAGTTGATAGAAACAACAGGTTTAGAGTTAGTGAAGGGTCGTGATTTTGACCTCAGCAAATTCCCTACAGACTCGGCAGCGGCGATAATCAATGAATCTGCGGCAAAGGAAATTGGGTTTGCGGATCCTATCGGACAGATTATCAAGGACGGCAGTCAGTCTTACCAAATCATCGGTGTGATCAAAGACTTTATACAAGAGTCGCCATATGATCCTATAGCACCGCTGATCATCGAGGGTGCCCATGGCTATCTAGCGACCACACATATCAAGTTCCAACCGAATATTCATACGCGTGAGGCCCTAGACAAAACGGAAGCAATTCTAAAGAAATACAATCCGCTATACCCTTTCGAGTACACCTTCGTTGATGAAGACTAT
The DNA window shown above is from Sphingobacterium hotanense and carries:
- the tuf gene encoding elongation factor Tu; protein product: MAKEKFDRSKPHLNIGTIGHVDHGKTTTTAAITKVLADKGLSEVRSFDSIDSAPEEKERGITINTSHVEYQTANRHYAHVDCPGHADYVKNMVTGAAQMDGAIIVVAATDGPMPQTREHILLARQVGVPALVVFLNKVDLVDDTELLDLVEMEVRELLSFYEFPGDDIPVIKGSALGALNGEEKWVDSIMELMDAVDNYIPIPPRLTDLPFLMPIEDVFSITGRGTVATGRIERGVINSGDPVEILGMGAENLKSTVTGVEMFRKILDYGEAGDNVGLLLRGIEKTDIRRGMVICKPGSVTPHTDFKAEVYVLSKAEGGRHTPFFNKYRPQFYFRTTDVTGEITLEAGTEMVMPGDNVTITVKLINAIAMEKGLRFAIREGGRTVGAGQVTEILA
- a CDS encoding BamA/TamA family outer membrane protein, with translation MFNTRLFKILPLAALTLGLHLNATAQETSPDSTNFIKKIIKKFVSSEKDSTRSASFMVLPAVGYAQETGFEYGIASTYNFYIDKQDLNSRTSNLTLIGTLTTKKQKNIKLISDIWTKGNEYHILSELRYRDWPFNFYGIGNDTWKADEDYLDQKLYRIKLDGEKRFAPNFYAGLNVNYEHLKFKDMEAGGIFEEPTVYGKSGGQYLAIGASALYDNRNNTTYTTRGFYGRAKYSYAPNFFGKDNFIGSQVEVDVRGFYPINNTLTIAAQGLFRGTYGDNVPFYVLRDLGGDMTMRGYYLGRYKDNNYATAQAEIRYRFHPRIGINGFLGTGSTFSKENDIRLLPSYGAGLRYFFSLEHNSSIRFDYAFGEQRPGEKRQSGFYLSISEAF
- a CDS encoding sensor histidine kinase; translated protein: MSRLAIADFFKVLALLSLAVGIAYLIFLGYYSYALLLFLITFYLAYRFVASHRFLVKQMLEFSEAVKYRDFTRRFVVKNNQSTEGKLYQAFNQINEIYKNISIDQALQHQYLNKVINMLDTAILFFHADTGKVIWVNDAFKSLFQVPHLGNIAGLQRRNADLYEKTMQLKVGKQQMETTNSASGKIKVLLQCSEFETQDGQFRIVVYQNINEAIDETETKAWHKLLRVLTHEIMNSIGPISSLAETLHSRLEQWEGDQDIEDLKVGIFTIKRRSEGLLQFAKSYRLINKVDQPQVAEILLVQLFENIYQLLEPTLLQKNIDVDIIIKNTRMVLLADINLVEQVLINLLLNAIEAVKDQEDPYISLSGIESNGRIQIKIQDNGVGMSPEIQEQIFTPFFTTKKTGTGVGLTLSKQIMLMHNGNLLVDSQEGEGSVFTLQF
- a CDS encoding sigma-54-dependent transcriptional regulator, producing MKKATVLVVDDDQDLLTATRILLRPKVKEVIVEHNPEKLLNILEKHSVDILLLDMNFKSAINTGNEGLYWLGKVKENFPAVQVVMITAYGAVDLAVKSLKQGAADFIVKPWQNEQLLSTLQGLMDEHKPAQANVKSKPMVSDQGIVGKSAIMNDLFYKLDKVSPTEANILILGENGTGKDLIANAIHQRSLRNKNPFIKVDVGSLTETLFESELFGYKKGAFTDAREDRKGRFENADSGTLFLDEVGNINLQQQAKLLSVLQNRAVVPLGSSQPVAVDMRLISATNVPLKALADESRFRKDLIYRINTLEIQVPALRERTDDIPLLANHFLDFYNRKYHKNIAGLEADALHKLKQYHFPGNVRELQYSIERAVIMSDQSSLRAEDILFSPIESVPEATSSSTDFSSHNLEEMERKAIKSAIERYNGNISKAAKELGLTRAALYRRLEKYNL
- a CDS encoding TolC family protein — protein: MKYLTIYLYIVTICCCLVSNLKGQTRTLSLSDCIRMAVANNPTLLRSELNIDRADLQYKQARYDRLPEVSGGLAHELSQGRSIDPTTNQYVDRYNSYGNQYLNANVPIFNGFAILHNIRRRANAKEAGKLEFEGARNELKLDVIEAYLKVLTAQDMLTQIEGQIAVTKEQLHRHEVLNREGAVAPGDLYDIKGQYNSDLNLLEQTKQSLNDAKLTLATFLNINIAELPALEKLETEQASTAYSADDLFRSSLTVLPEYRALDWRMKEMEQHIKLMKSEYYPSLSFGAGLGSNYSKDGGEAFNQMKNNLRKSLSLSLTIPIFNRFATRTNVRLAQVDFNEAVLNKSIRENELRMNTAKAVFDLRTAQTHVQNLKEQEQSYQEAFRIANVHFEAGNSNSVIYLTAKNKLDNTRSQLVIKQYEWLLQKYINDYYAGALNL
- a CDS encoding efflux RND transporter periplasmic adaptor subunit; amino-acid sequence: MDRPIKQKTWNTKRLLTVGGVVALVGLIGASYYFTSGNSKLNVEAERIAIFEVKEDTFQEFIPINGTVLPISSIYLDASVGGRVEEKYVEDGAHLRKGDPIMRLSNTDLELSLINQETQVLNLLTQAQIAQTSAQQATINNRNQMADVEQALKEAERVYTLNKKLLAEKAIGSQEYQKSLNEYNYQKERIGLTNQIVRQDEVSNAQKLNQDRETYKRTQSALQLMRQKVGDLILRAPVDGQLTSFDAEIGQNKTAGERLGQIDVLTGFKVRAEIDEHYINRIFPDLKGQFSIDDKSYELRIKKVYTQVKDGRFLVDMEFIGARPESIRRGQTLPIRLALSDKTKAVLLAKGGFNQQTGGNWIFKLDKSGNTAYRTDIQLGRQNPEYYEVLGGLKPGDKVVISSYETYDKIQELSIKQ
- a CDS encoding ABC transporter ATP-binding protein; this encodes MIKITNLQKFYRTEEVETVALNDVNIHVKEGEFVAVMGPSGCGKSTLLNIVGLLDDLDEGSYLFNSIEVAKFKENKRSDLRKHNIGFVFQSFNLIDELTVFENVELPLVYTNVPAAERKKRVEEVLEKVQIMHRRNHFPQQLSGGQQQRVAVARAVVNNPKLILADEPTGNLDSSNGNEVMQLLTELNEAGTTIVMVTHSEYDAKFADRVIRMLDGQVILEDVRN